A genomic window from Pecten maximus chromosome 6, xPecMax1.1, whole genome shotgun sequence includes:
- the LOC117330059 gene encoding uncharacterized protein LOC117330059 → MFLLSSTLCSLGNSITERFHYPAHSAFPDNSITECFYYPAHSASLDNSITERFHYPAHSASPDNSITERFHYLAHSAFPNNCITECFHYPAHSASPDNRLTERFHYPAHSAFPDNSITERSHYPAHSATPENSKRNVSIIPHTLPSQTTV, encoded by the coding sequence ATGTTTTTATTATCCAGCACACTCTGCTCCCTAGGCAATAGTATAACGGAACGTTTCCATTATCCCGCACACTCTGCCTTCCCAGACAACAGTATAACGGAATGTTTTTATTATCCAGCACACTCTGCCTCCCTAGACAACAGTATAACGGAACGTTTCCATTATCCCGCACACTCTGCTTCCCCAGACAACAGTATAACGGAACGTTTCCATTATCTCGCACACTCTGCCTTCCCAAACAACTGTATAACGGAATGTTTCCATTATCCCGCACACTCTGCCTCCCCAGACAACAGATTAACGGAACGTTTCCATTATCCCGCACACTCTGCCTTCCCAGACAACAGTATAACGGAGCGTTCCCATTATCCCGCACACTCTGCCACCCCAGAAAACAGTAAACGGAACGTTTCCATTATCCCACACACTCTGCCTTCCCAGACAACAGTATAA